In a genomic window of Nitratireductor basaltis:
- a CDS encoding aspartate kinase: MTHENKTKRGAQMRAAPEEKRGNHTVEKIGGTSMSRARELLDTILIGNRKGAELYERVFVVSAFGGITDKLLEHKKSGEPGVYALFAHADNDHGWMDSLSNVSRAMLEINAELFDDAGDRNAADDFVRERIEGARGCLIDLQRLCSYGHFQLVEHMQTIREMLSALGEAHSANNLTLLLRRRGVNARFIDLTGWRDETQPDLHERIERAFADVKFERELPIVTGYTQCREGLMREFDRGYSEVTFATIAALTAAREAIIHKEFHLSSADPRLVGTDNVRKIGRTNYDVADQLSNMGMEAIHPNAAKTLRQAGVPLRVANAFEPHDPGTLIDAEPATEAGVEMVTGLPITSFELFEQDMVGVKGYDASILEMLTRHRVRIVSKTSNANSIVHHVEAPLKAVRRVERDLKERYPSARITTRRASIVSVIGRELKGLGVMLKGLQALDKAGIEPISSHETGRCVDVQFVVRSEDCDEAVKALHSAFIESQEEAPIRKAA; encoded by the coding sequence ATGACACATGAGAACAAGACGAAGCGTGGCGCGCAGATGCGCGCTGCGCCGGAAGAAAAACGCGGCAATCACACGGTGGAGAAAATCGGCGGCACGTCGATGAGCCGTGCCCGCGAGCTTCTGGACACGATCCTGATCGGAAATCGAAAAGGGGCTGAGCTCTACGAGCGTGTCTTCGTCGTCTCGGCCTTCGGCGGCATTACCGACAAGCTGCTTGAGCACAAGAAGTCCGGCGAACCGGGTGTCTATGCGCTCTTCGCTCATGCCGACAATGATCACGGCTGGATGGATTCACTTTCGAACGTCAGCCGTGCCATGCTCGAAATCAATGCCGAACTCTTCGATGATGCCGGCGACAGGAATGCTGCGGATGATTTCGTTCGCGAGCGCATCGAAGGCGCACGCGGCTGCCTGATCGACCTGCAGCGTCTGTGCTCCTACGGTCATTTCCAGCTCGTGGAGCATATGCAGACCATTCGCGAGATGCTTTCTGCACTCGGCGAAGCGCATTCCGCCAACAATCTGACGCTGCTTCTGCGTCGTCGCGGCGTCAATGCGCGCTTTATCGATCTGACTGGCTGGCGCGACGAAACGCAGCCGGATCTGCATGAGCGGATCGAACGCGCCTTCGCCGACGTGAAATTCGAACGGGAACTGCCCATTGTCACCGGCTATACCCAGTGCCGCGAGGGCCTGATGCGCGAGTTTGACCGTGGCTACTCCGAAGTGACGTTCGCAACCATCGCTGCCCTGACGGCAGCACGCGAGGCGATCATTCACAAGGAGTTCCACCTCTCCAGCGCGGATCCTCGCCTGGTGGGCACAGACAATGTCCGCAAGATCGGTCGCACGAATTATGACGTGGCCGATCAGTTGTCCAATATGGGCATGGAGGCAATCCACCCCAACGCGGCCAAGACCCTGCGTCAGGCCGGCGTGCCGCTGCGCGTTGCCAACGCCTTCGAGCCGCATGATCCCGGCACCCTGATCGATGCGGAGCCTGCAACCGAAGCCGGTGTCGAGATGGTCACCGGACTGCCCATCACCTCCTTCGAGCTGTTCGAACAGGATATGGTGGGCGTAAAGGGGTATGACGCTTCCATTCTGGAGATGCTGACCCGCCACCGTGTGCGCATCGTCTCCAAGACCTCCAATGCCAACTCGATCGTCCACCACGTCGAGGCTCCGCTGAAGGCGGTTCGTCGCGTGGAGCGCGATCTGAAGGAGCGTTATCCCTCAGCCCGCATCACGACGCGCCGCGCAAGCATCGTGTCGGTCATTGGCCGCGAGCTGAAGGGCCTCGGCGTTATGCTGAAAGGTCTGCAGGCGCTGGACAAGGCCGGCATCGAGCCGATCTCGTCCCATGAGACCGGACGCTGCGTTGATGTTCAGTTCGTGGTGCGCAGCGAAGACTGCGACGAGGCCGTGAAGGCGCTGCACAGCGCCTTCATCGAGAGCCAGGAAGAAGCACCAATCAGGAAGGCGGCGTAA
- the thpD gene encoding ectoine hydroxylase translates to MSAITNPVDRTSDPYPSRLQEEKWLPREDKVVWSQWRPDAPLTAQQADQFDRDGFLILKDLFTKEEVEALVAESAALRGGERDLMEGSVVTEPDSDEVRTIFKLPEQSPLFMRLAADRRLAGIVSFLLGDDVYIHQSRLNYKPGFTGKEFYWHSDFETWHAEDGMPRMRAISASLLLTDNDANNGPLMLMPGSHKTFVACAGETPEDNHKSSLKKQEVGVPSPEALTKLASDHGITTATGNAGTLVLFDCNTMHGSNGNITPFPRSNAFFVFNAMSNQLTEPFGANKPRPDFLAERGEPTPVKVETGRLV, encoded by the coding sequence ATGTCTGCCATCACAAATCCGGTCGACCGAACCAGCGACCCCTATCCAAGCCGGCTGCAGGAAGAAAAGTGGCTGCCGCGCGAGGATAAGGTGGTCTGGTCCCAATGGCGCCCCGATGCGCCGCTTACCGCCCAGCAGGCGGATCAGTTTGATCGTGACGGTTTTCTGATACTGAAGGATCTTTTCACAAAAGAAGAAGTCGAGGCTCTCGTAGCCGAGTCAGCCGCCCTTCGCGGCGGTGAACGTGACCTCATGGAAGGCAGTGTTGTAACGGAACCGGACTCCGACGAAGTCCGTACCATCTTCAAGCTGCCGGAACAGAGCCCGCTTTTCATGCGCCTGGCTGCTGACCGACGCCTTGCAGGCATCGTTAGCTTTCTGTTGGGCGATGATGTTTACATTCATCAGTCACGCCTGAACTACAAACCCGGCTTCACGGGCAAGGAATTCTACTGGCATTCCGATTTTGAGACCTGGCATGCGGAAGATGGCATGCCGCGCATGCGCGCCATTTCTGCCTCGCTGCTCCTGACGGACAATGATGCAAACAACGGTCCGCTGATGCTGATGCCCGGCTCTCACAAGACCTTTGTGGCATGTGCCGGCGAAACCCCGGAAGACAACCACAAATCTTCGTTGAAGAAGCAGGAGGTGGGTGTTCCGTCCCCGGAGGCTCTTACGAAGCTTGCCTCGGACCACGGCATCACCACCGCGACCGGCAATGCGGGTACTCTCGTTCTGTTCGACTGCAACACCATGCATGGTTCGAACGGAAACATTACCCCTTTCCCGCGTTCGAATGCCTTCTTCGTGTTCAACGCAATGTCGAACCAGCTCACCGAGCCGTTCGGCGCGAACAAGCCCCGCCCTGACTTTCTCGCCGAACGCGGCGAACCGACTCCGGTCAAGGTCGAGACGGGGCGCCTGGTGTAA
- a CDS encoding ectoine synthase: protein MIIRDLNEAKGTERHIHSDGWDSVRLLLKSDNMGFSFHITTIHANAELEMHYKNHLESVYCVDGTGSIEDLATGEIHQIRPGVMYALDQHDKHILRANDKPMIMACVFNPPVTGKEVHQEDGSYALEAEEA, encoded by the coding sequence ATGATCATACGTGACCTGAACGAAGCGAAAGGTACCGAACGCCATATCCACTCCGATGGGTGGGACAGTGTTCGTCTGCTCCTGAAGTCCGATAATATGGGCTTCAGCTTCCACATCACCACGATCCATGCCAACGCCGAACTCGAGATGCACTACAAGAACCATCTTGAGAGCGTGTATTGCGTGGACGGTACAGGCTCGATTGAGGATCTCGCGACTGGGGAGATCCATCAGATCCGCCCGGGCGTGATGTACGCGCTGGACCAGCACGACAAGCATATCCTGCGTGCGAACGACAAGCCGATGATCATGGCTTGTGTGTTCAACCCGCCGGTGACGGGAAAGGAAGTTCACCAGGAAGACGGCTCCTACGCACTCGAGGCCGAAGAGGCGTGA
- the ectB gene encoding diaminobutyrate--2-oxoglutarate transaminase, producing the protein MTTVTTDDKAVFERRESAARSYCRSFPVVFEKASGATLKGADGKEYIDFLAGCSSLNYGHNDPDMKTALVDYITNDGVTHGLDMHTSAKAAFLEAFERIVLKPRNMDYRMMFMGPTGANAVEAALKLARKVTGRTNVISFTNGFHGVTLGALAATGNGYHRGGAGVPLTGVTRMPFEGSMGKDVDTADFLNRMLSEPSSGIEPPAAIILETVQGEGGLNAASRNWVRRVAEIARAHGAMFIVDDIQAGCGRTGSFFSFEEMGVEPDMITMAKSLSGFGLPLATLLIKPEHDIFGPAEHNGTFRGNNHAFVTARVALEKYWADSDFQTEIRKRADLMTKRLGEIASMLPDARLKGRGMMQGIDVGSGELASEICARCFAAGLIIETSGAHDEVVKILCPINIEIGTFTRGLDILEEAVGEIARSTKIAAE; encoded by the coding sequence ATGACGACCGTTACGACGGACGATAAAGCTGTATTTGAACGCCGGGAATCGGCTGCGCGCTCCTATTGCCGCAGCTTTCCGGTTGTTTTCGAGAAAGCCAGCGGCGCAACGCTGAAAGGTGCCGACGGCAAGGAATATATCGACTTCCTCGCCGGCTGCTCGTCGCTCAATTACGGGCATAACGACCCGGACATGAAGACGGCTTTGGTCGACTACATCACCAATGACGGCGTCACCCACGGCCTCGACATGCATACGAGCGCAAAGGCAGCGTTTCTCGAGGCATTCGAACGCATCGTGCTGAAGCCGCGCAACATGGACTATCGAATGATGTTCATGGGCCCGACCGGCGCGAACGCGGTTGAGGCAGCGCTCAAGCTTGCGCGCAAGGTGACAGGTCGTACCAACGTGATCTCGTTCACCAACGGCTTCCATGGCGTGACGCTCGGTGCGCTGGCCGCAACGGGCAACGGCTATCACCGTGGCGGTGCTGGCGTTCCGCTGACCGGTGTCACGCGCATGCCCTTCGAAGGCTCGATGGGCAAGGATGTCGATACGGCCGACTTCCTGAACCGCATGCTTTCCGAGCCATCCAGCGGTATCGAGCCGCCGGCAGCGATCATCCTTGAGACGGTTCAGGGCGAAGGTGGCCTCAATGCCGCATCGCGCAACTGGGTGCGTCGCGTAGCCGAAATCGCCCGTGCGCATGGCGCGATGTTCATCGTGGATGACATCCAGGCCGGCTGCGGACGTACCGGTTCCTTCTTCTCCTTCGAGGAGATGGGAGTGGAGCCGGACATGATCACGATGGCGAAATCGCTGTCGGGCTTTGGCCTGCCCCTCGCCACACTGCTCATCAAGCCGGAGCATGACATTTTCGGCCCCGCGGAGCACAACGGCACTTTTCGAGGCAACAACCATGCCTTCGTGACCGCACGTGTCGCTCTGGAGAAGTACTGGGCCGACAGCGATTTCCAGACGGAAATCCGCAAGCGCGCCGACCTGATGACCAAACGCCTTGGCGAAATCGCGTCCATGCTTCCCGACGCGCGCCTGAAGGGCCGTGGCATGATGCAAGGCATTGACGTGGGCTCTGGCGAGCTTGCCAGCGAGATCTGCGCACGCTGCTTTGCAGCAGGCCTCATCATCGAAACCTCGGGTGCGCACGACGAGGTGGTGAAAATTCTGTGCCCGATCAACATTGAAATTGGAACCTTTACCCGTGGTCTCGACATTCTCGAAGAGGCCGTTGGTGAAATTGCACGTTCCACCAAGATTGCAGCGGAGTGA
- the ectA gene encoding diaminobutyrate acetyltransferase yields the protein MSPSEIKLVRKNSGTFSFRTPVTEDGTAVWNLIRSCHPLDENSLYCNLLQCDHFADTCVVAERDDGEILGWISGYLMPDDPSTLFVWQVAVDERAQGNGVAKRMLNALLERDCCDQVDTIKTTITRDNDASWALFRSFARSQGAKLSDEPYFRKEEHFDGEHATEHMVTISLMNAARSAA from the coding sequence ATGAGCCCCAGTGAGATCAAACTTGTCCGGAAAAATTCCGGGACATTTTCATTCCGCACGCCGGTCACCGAGGACGGCACTGCCGTGTGGAATCTCATCCGCTCCTGCCATCCGCTCGACGAGAATTCCCTCTACTGCAACCTCCTGCAGTGCGATCACTTCGCGGATACCTGTGTCGTTGCCGAACGGGACGATGGCGAGATTCTTGGCTGGATCTCGGGCTATCTGATGCCGGATGATCCGAGCACGCTTTTCGTGTGGCAGGTTGCCGTCGACGAGCGCGCCCAGGGGAATGGTGTCGCCAAGCGCATGCTGAACGCGCTGCTTGAACGCGACTGCTGCGACCAGGTCGACACGATCAAGACCACCATCACCCGCGACAATGATGCCAGTTGGGCGCTGTTCCGCTCCTTTGCGCGCTCACAGGGCGCCAAGCTGAGCGACGAGCCCTACTTCCGCAAGGAAGAACATTTCGACGGCGAGCACGCCACCGAGCACATGGTGACGATCTCGCTGATGAATGCGGCACGCAGCGCCGCCTGA
- a CDS encoding MarR family winged helix-turn-helix transcriptional regulator → MEDRTQTTLIALRRILRATELNARRLAKATGLTTPQLIVLEIVTAAGRATPKDIAGKAGIGQATATSLVDKLETAGLVTRTRGERDRRVVWVAPTDAGKQMIDSAPDPLQRTFSDQFERLPDWEQAMIVAALEKVGAMLNAEMIDASPLLDVGAVDRR, encoded by the coding sequence ATGGAAGACCGGACACAAACGACATTGATAGCGCTCCGGCGCATATTGCGGGCGACGGAGCTAAACGCGCGCAGGCTTGCGAAGGCCACGGGGCTGACGACGCCACAGCTGATCGTGTTGGAGATCGTGACCGCAGCCGGGCGCGCAACGCCGAAGGACATCGCAGGCAAGGCGGGAATTGGACAGGCGACGGCGACCTCGCTGGTCGACAAGCTTGAAACAGCGGGGCTTGTAACGCGTACGCGGGGCGAGCGTGACAGGCGCGTGGTCTGGGTGGCCCCAACCGATGCCGGCAAGCAGATGATCGATTCCGCTCCGGATCCCCTGCAGCGCACATTCTCCGACCAGTTCGAGCGGCTGCCGGATTGGGAACAAGCCATGATCGTGGCGGCGCTTGAAAAGGTCGGAGCCATGTTGAATGCCGAGATGATCGACGCATCCCCGCTTCTCGATGTCGGAGCAGTAGACCGGCGTTGA
- a CDS encoding TIGR02302 family protein → MADMSDNKASPEHGPLMMRLARMRFLTRLTMVFERLWPLMLPLVLVAGLFLSLSWFGVFRVVPGWTRVMILLILGLCLVVSFWPFRRLKRPSEPEIDRRIELSNKLQHAPAATQRDQLAAGGEDAFAQALWKEHQARMARQLSQMKSDLPRTRVPDRDPWGLRAVVALLFVTALAFSLSPLSGSISDIFGGETGAEAASARVDAWVTPPGYTGKAPVFLTAEANLQENRFSVPQNSQLQVRISGGGEGTQLLMRADEGDDQLVAPDATDEGISARQYSLLLTENGEVELSGGGVGDLSWHFEIVPDAPPSISFTQEPRRAAIGALELIYAITDDYGAVSAQGIMELEAFDPKAQALYEAPEISLGLPRRNAKDGAAKSSIDLTEHPWAGKRVRLVLEARDAADQAGRSEAKSFALPQRPFSNPVSRALIEQRQMLALDARERDRVARLMDAVLLWPEETFDEPRHFLLISAARSKLGIARNDDALRQVVDDLWEIALIIEDGDLTAAEKRLRQAQEALRQALEDGASNEEIEQLMSELREAMREFLREFAERNQQQNNQFSQNQNSQMMTQNDLERMLDQMEDLAKNGARDQAQDLLSQLQDMMNNLQAGRPQQGQNGQQQSQMRQQMDQLGDLMRRQQELMNETFRLDQQQQGNRQGQMNQPGQPGGEGQEQGENGQGMSPEELAEALRELQQGQGQLQQELQGLMDDLEGMGIQPGEGFGEAGEAMGEAEGALGEGEGERAVGEQGRALEAMRRGAQDMMNQMQQAMQGQQGQGQQGRAQGQNGQDPLGRPRASTGPDFGDSVEVPDEIDRQRAREILDAIRKRLGDALSPELEKQYLERLLELQ, encoded by the coding sequence ATGGCCGATATGAGCGACAACAAGGCTTCACCAGAGCACGGACCGCTCATGATGCGCCTTGCCCGGATGCGGTTTCTCACGCGCCTCACGATGGTTTTCGAGCGCCTCTGGCCGCTCATGCTCCCTCTAGTGCTCGTCGCAGGCTTGTTTCTGAGCCTTTCCTGGTTCGGCGTGTTTCGTGTCGTGCCGGGCTGGACGAGGGTGATGATCCTTCTGATCCTGGGCCTTTGCCTCGTCGTCTCGTTCTGGCCCTTCCGGCGTCTGAAAAGACCCAGCGAGCCGGAAATCGATCGTCGCATCGAGCTCTCGAACAAGCTGCAACATGCGCCGGCCGCCACGCAGCGAGATCAGCTTGCAGCGGGCGGAGAGGATGCGTTCGCGCAAGCCTTGTGGAAAGAACATCAGGCACGAATGGCGCGGCAACTTTCGCAGATGAAAAGCGATCTGCCGCGGACCCGCGTTCCTGATCGTGATCCGTGGGGCCTGCGGGCCGTGGTTGCCTTGCTTTTCGTGACAGCACTCGCATTTTCCCTCAGCCCGCTGAGCGGCAGCATATCCGACATATTCGGAGGAGAGACCGGCGCTGAGGCTGCATCGGCTCGCGTCGATGCCTGGGTCACGCCCCCTGGCTACACGGGCAAGGCGCCCGTGTTCCTGACGGCCGAGGCGAACCTGCAGGAAAACCGCTTCTCGGTTCCCCAGAACAGCCAGTTGCAGGTGCGTATCAGCGGCGGTGGGGAGGGAACCCAACTGCTCATGCGGGCTGATGAGGGTGACGATCAACTCGTTGCCCCGGATGCAACGGATGAAGGTATCAGCGCGCGACAATATTCGCTGCTACTCACCGAAAATGGCGAGGTGGAACTGAGCGGGGGTGGCGTGGGCGATTTGTCGTGGCATTTCGAGATTGTCCCGGATGCGCCTCCATCGATTTCCTTCACCCAGGAACCGCGTCGCGCGGCCATTGGCGCGCTGGAACTCATCTACGCGATCACCGATGACTATGGCGCTGTCAGTGCACAAGGAATCATGGAGCTTGAAGCGTTCGACCCGAAGGCGCAGGCTTTGTATGAGGCTCCGGAGATTTCGCTGGGTTTGCCACGGCGCAATGCCAAGGACGGAGCGGCCAAGTCATCCATTGACCTGACGGAGCATCCCTGGGCGGGCAAGCGGGTTCGCCTCGTGCTTGAAGCACGCGATGCCGCGGACCAGGCGGGGCGCAGCGAAGCCAAGTCATTTGCGCTGCCGCAGCGTCCCTTTTCCAACCCCGTTTCACGCGCGCTGATCGAACAGCGCCAGATGCTGGCGCTCGATGCGCGCGAGCGTGATCGGGTCGCACGGCTCATGGATGCCGTGCTTTTATGGCCGGAAGAGACGTTCGACGAACCGCGGCATTTCCTTCTTATCTCGGCTGCGCGCTCCAAGCTGGGGATCGCGCGCAATGATGATGCCTTGCGGCAGGTGGTCGACGACCTTTGGGAAATCGCGCTCATCATTGAAGACGGTGATCTCACCGCGGCGGAGAAACGCCTCAGACAGGCGCAGGAAGCGCTGCGGCAAGCGCTCGAAGATGGCGCAAGCAATGAAGAAATCGAACAGTTGATGAGCGAACTGCGCGAAGCCATGCGCGAATTCCTGCGTGAATTCGCCGAGCGCAATCAGCAGCAGAACAACCAGTTCTCCCAGAACCAGAACAGTCAGATGATGACGCAGAATGACCTGGAGCGCATGCTGGACCAGATGGAAGATCTGGCGAAAAACGGTGCACGCGACCAGGCGCAGGACCTTCTTTCGCAGCTGCAGGACATGATGAACAATCTGCAGGCCGGTCGCCCCCAGCAGGGGCAGAACGGTCAGCAGCAGTCACAGATGCGCCAGCAGATGGACCAGCTTGGTGACCTCATGCGGCGCCAGCAGGAGCTCATGAACGAGACCTTCCGCCTCGACCAGCAGCAGCAAGGCAACCGGCAGGGGCAGATGAACCAGCCGGGGCAGCCCGGAGGCGAAGGACAGGAGCAGGGCGAGAACGGGCAGGGCATGTCGCCTGAGGAGCTGGCCGAGGCCTTGCGGGAGTTGCAGCAGGGTCAGGGTCAGCTGCAGCAGGAATTGCAGGGGCTGATGGACGATCTCGAAGGCATGGGCATCCAGCCTGGCGAGGGCTTCGGCGAGGCGGGTGAGGCCATGGGCGAGGCCGAAGGCGCACTTGGCGAAGGTGAAGGTGAGCGCGCTGTCGGTGAGCAGGGGCGTGCACTTGAAGCCATGCGCCGGGGCGCGCAGGACATGATGAACCAGATGCAGCAGGCCATGCAGGGCCAGCAAGGGCAGGGCCAGCAAGGCCGCGCACAAGGCCAGAATGGACAGGATCCGCTGGGGCGGCCGCGCGCAAGCACCGGACCGGATTTCGGGGATTCCGTTGAAGTGCCGGACGAGATCGACAGGCAGCGTGCGCGCGAAATCCTCGACGCCATCCGCAAGCGTCTTGGCGATGCGCTAAGCCCTGAACTGGAAAAGCAGTATCTGGAGCGTCTTCTGGAGCTTCAGTAG
- a CDS encoding DUF2125 domain-containing protein, protein MTSRNAGGSRIFRRFIWFAGAILLAIAAYTGAWFYLAGKLEAKANQTVSELNRNGTRAHCEEPEARGYPFRIGLYCGSIFYEDVRQGFSIRAGAFRSAAQVYQPQHLVGEVDGPAELELPVSSPLTIDWEVLRASARIADPLPQRFSSEARRLTVALEETPSEVLATAELGEFHARLHDGDLQMAGLLRQLAATQALGVSLPSMDAQFAATLKQGETVLTGKPENLRGKEWQLDELVLSQNGSTASIAASGPISIGADGRMNGMLTITVTDADRILEMVSANAPELAEKIDGVRPLIMGLAQKPMELRINNGRMMLGFIPLGEIPPL, encoded by the coding sequence ATGACGTCAAGGAATGCGGGCGGATCTCGGATCTTTCGCCGGTTTATCTGGTTCGCAGGAGCAATTCTGCTTGCCATCGCGGCCTATACCGGCGCCTGGTTCTATCTTGCCGGGAAACTGGAAGCGAAGGCGAACCAGACCGTCTCCGAGCTCAACCGAAATGGCACGCGCGCGCATTGCGAAGAGCCCGAAGCCCGTGGCTATCCGTTCCGTATCGGCCTGTATTGCGGCAGCATATTCTATGAGGATGTCCGCCAGGGGTTTTCGATAAGGGCTGGAGCTTTCCGTTCGGCCGCGCAAGTCTACCAGCCGCAACATCTGGTGGGTGAGGTCGATGGTCCAGCAGAACTCGAATTGCCCGTCAGCTCGCCCCTGACGATCGATTGGGAAGTCCTGCGTGCCAGCGCTCGTATCGCCGACCCCTTGCCGCAGCGGTTCTCAAGCGAAGCGCGCAGGCTGACTGTCGCGCTTGAAGAGACGCCTTCCGAAGTCCTGGCAACAGCGGAACTCGGGGAGTTTCATGCCAGGCTGCATGACGGTGACCTGCAGATGGCAGGCCTGCTGCGCCAGCTCGCGGCCACGCAAGCCCTTGGCGTGTCTCTACCCTCCATGGACGCACAATTCGCCGCCACCTTGAAGCAGGGCGAGACGGTTCTGACCGGAAAGCCTGAAAACCTTCGAGGCAAGGAATGGCAGCTCGATGAGCTCGTTTTGAGCCAGAATGGCAGTACGGCCAGCATCGCGGCATCAGGACCGATCAGCATCGGTGCGGATGGTCGCATGAACGGCATGCTGACGATCACCGTCACCGACGCCGACAGGATTCTTGAGATGGTGAGCGCCAATGCACCCGAACTCGCCGAAAAGATCGATGGCGTCAGGCCATTGATTATGGGCCTCGCTCAAAAGCCGATGGAACTGCGCATCAACAATGGACGCATGATGCTGGGATTCATTCCACTGGGGGAAATCCCTCCGCTTTGA